TCGTTCTTGCTGCAGCCGATCGCGTCATAGAAACGGGTCGCAGCGGCAAGATCTTTCACCGGCAGGTTCACGAAGATCATCTTAGGCATTGCGGTTCTCTCCTCTTCCTTTGTCTTGTGGAGGTTGTCTTCTGAGGCGGCTTTGCCTCACACAAACTCCTGCGCGATCTCGTCGCTGGCATGAATGCAGACGATTTCGAGCCGTCCGGTGCCGACATTCTCGAAACGGTGGGGAATGTTGGCGGCCACGACGACGATATCGCCGGGAAAGGCGCGGGTCTTGGCGTCGCCTACGGTGAATTCGGCTTCGCCTTTCCTGACTGCCCACGTTTCGGAATAGGGGTGGACATGCAGGTCAGGCCCTTGGCCGGGCTCATTGTCGACCAGGAAAAGCGATATCTCGCCGCCATGGTCGCGGCCTTCGAAGCGGACCGTGCGGCTCTGATCGGGTCGCGGTTCCTGGTGGCGAAGAATACTGAACATCACGTGCCTCCTGCTGGTGCCATTTGCGATCGCAAAACTATCTTCTCGAGAAGATATATCCTCAAAACTGTCTTCCTGTCAAGATATCTTCCTTGATGTGGATGGAAGGTGTATGTCTCGGCTGTGGTGGCATATGAGGCAGAAAATGACGAATGGAACTAAAGGTGACGGCTCCTACGAGGATCATGTCGACCGGCTGCGCCGGCAATGGGCGCTGGAACTGCCCGACCTCGACACCGAGCCGATGGCGATCTTAGGCCGGGCCTTTCGGCTGTCGAACCTAGTCCGCCCGAGCATTGAGGCGACCTTTGCCGATTTTGGTCTCGACCGCGGAGAATTCGACGTGATCGCAACGCTTCGCCGTTCCGGACCGCCTTACCGACTGACCCCGACGGACATGTATTCGGCGCTGATGATCTCCTCGGGAGGCCTGACCCACAGGCTCGACCGGCTGGAGAAGGCGGGCCTGATCCGCCGGGAGAAATCGCCGCGTGACGGGCGCAGCGTATTGGTGGCATTGAGCGAGGCGGGTGCGGCACTCGCCGAAAAGGCCTTCCGCACCGACATGGCGAGCGAATCTTCGTTTCTGCAGGCTCTTGACGGAAAGGAGCGCGAGGCGCTCGCGGCCCTGCTGCGCAAGCTGATCGCCGGAATTGAAAATGAGCTGACGCAGGGAGAGGACGAGAACGGGG
The nucleotide sequence above comes from Rhizobium indicum. Encoded proteins:
- a CDS encoding MarR family winged helix-turn-helix transcriptional regulator, encoding MTNGTKGDGSYEDHVDRLRRQWALELPDLDTEPMAILGRAFRLSNLVRPSIEATFADFGLDRGEFDVIATLRRSGPPYRLTPTDMYSALMISSGGLTHRLDRLEKAGLIRREKSPRDGRSVLVALSEAGAALAEKAFRTDMASESSFLQALDGKEREALAALLRKLIAGIENELTQGEDENGG
- a CDS encoding cupin domain-containing protein; translated protein: MFSILRHQEPRPDQSRTVRFEGRDHGGEISLFLVDNEPGQGPDLHVHPYSETWAVRKGEAEFTVGDAKTRAFPGDIVVVAANIPHRFENVGTGRLEIVCIHASDEIAQEFV